From the genome of Solanum stenotomum isolate F172 chromosome 5, ASM1918654v1, whole genome shotgun sequence:
TGACATACGCAATTTTTTTGCAAGCGATATCaccttttaatatatatatatatatatatatatatatatactattatatCTTTTCcataaagtaaaacaaaagaaatacttttactttttttgatCGAATTTTCGTTTTGAAAATAatctcattaaaaataatagtgctaaatattttttatatataaaatatcaaaagaagaaaaaataaatgacgaaagaagaaaagaaaatgtaacTGCCTAGATTCAAACTCACGTGCCTCgcattaaagtttgtttttttgttttttaattatataaatatatatacatatatagcaAATTTTTTCGATAAAACCGTGTCCTATGACATTCCTTGGACTTTCCTAGATCCACCCTGCATAGAGGCAGGTTAAATAGAAGGTGGGGTGGAGGAGTGAGAAGAGAAATGAGAAAGTTATAAAAATATGAGAtccacaaaataattttttatctattaaaataatCTTTCACACAATTTCGTAAGATTTGTATAATCATTTGTCACCCTTGTAAACTTGGGAAAGTGATATTTATAATTCAAATGGTACATTGAACTGACTAATGTTTCAAATGAGCACACACGATAGCTAACTTCAAACAAGAATGATGCTCAATATATAACAAATCGGGATAAGTACTACAGTTGAAAGTTATTAATCTTTTGTACtatgtttggatcattgtaatccattgtattgtattgtatttttactatacctacaatgtttgttttgattgttacttaaaatgtattgtatagcattataaaattttattgttacgtaacaatgaaaacccctattttatggaataaccgatttggtgtgttcccattgttacttaatttcttttttcaattatatctttacataatatttcaaaatactattttaccttttaccttatattatttaattctagtcaaacttcctaccctagaataattaaggatattttagtaaatttataaattacaatacaatacgatacaatcaaaccaaacaattaaaatgttattaaacaataacaaacaataCAGTGTAGTCAAACATTGTATCTATCATACAGTACAATACAATAGagtacaatataatataatacattatgaaataatgagtaacaatgatccaaacagagtgaTAGTGTAGTTTCCAAAACATTAAACCATTCGAGCAAAGTTATatacaaaagctaaaaataTGGATCTTGGGCACACCCCGTGAAGGACATGCTACGATTCACTAATGCACATGGGTTGCATAAACCATACacggacaattttttttttgacaaattacttaactacactcctttacttaccttaatattcatttattcctatttatttcaaaaatttcaaaaatcccttattttacctatgtatcccgcatgtattccgtgcacaacgctatgtatcccgcatgtatcccgtacataacgttatgtatcccgctatgtggaatgtatcaaacctaatgtattccgtgcacaacgttatgtatcccgctatgtggaatgtatcaaacctaatgtatcccgtgcacaacgctatgtatcccgcaaatattatttttaaggaatttttggtaaatagaaaactagaagggataggatgttatttagtacttataatatgtggttcctataatttatatatatatatatatatatttatttatttatttttgcggGGATAGCTTGAGAAAATGTTAGAGATGGAGCTTGGGGGTTATCCAGCAAACTAAGGTCAGttcaatataataatttgaacatgaattGTAACATTAAATTTAGGGAAGATTTGGATAGATTTAAAAAACGAAAAAGGACCTAAAATATTCGGACTATTGAAAATGGTATAAAATTACCCTCCATCCATCTATTGGCTCCCAAATATTCATGTCATCCACCTTTGGATTCAATATTAACCActttgaaggaaaatattttatttataaactcaACGGTTTTTGAATCTTAATTCAAGTTCTATCTGTTGTATATTTTTCTGTATATTGAAAATAACAGTAACATTTCTATTTATAAAagcaaaaatcaaattaaactaggATTAGAAACCACTCCAACTAACAAATcctaattaaacataaataagtaaatatcataaaggaaaaaaggacaaatatacccccgaactatcgttAATGGTATAtaaataccctccgtcatacttttcgtTCACTAATACCCCTATCGTTCAAAAATCAATGCACATTTGCCCCAGAAAAGTTATTTGGTACACATGGCGCAATCCTACGACCCTACCCAATTTGATcaattatttaacttaaaattcaAATACCCGCGCCATTACCCTTTTAACCCACCCAATTTATCCATTACCCACACAAATAAACCCATTTTCTTTTAAGTCATCTTCTTTACCCatcaaagaaataaaatctGATTAatttttcatactcatttaaaGTTGAGTTGACATTCAAATCCAATAGTTTGTGCATCAGTAATTTTAGAATCATATTTACTCAACCACCATGAGGCCAAGCAGCAATCCCCAATGGCAGCAGCAAAACACCACTACCAGcatagcaacaacaacaatttgAGCTAAAATTAGCACAAATCTCATCAGAAAAACAGGAAGAGaagtgtgtgtggggggggagGGGGAAGAGGTAAAAATTAGGGGGGAAGTGAGTGGAACATTGGGAATAGCAAGTGGGTCAACAGATTCTTGCAGAGAATATGTCGATTAGATCTCAGAAATTTCGGTTGGTATGAGAAGACGGTGACTGAAAATTAACTCTAGCTGGCGTTGATTGTCGGAAGTTGAGGATTTAATCTAGTTGGTATTAGTTTTTCAATTCTTCCTTGAGTTTCACAGTGAGCTTTCAGGATGGTTGAGGCCTGATTTTAATGAAAGTTCTAGATAAAAGAAGATGGCTTAAGAAAACGGGTTTATTTGTGTGGGTAATGGGTTAAATGGGTAATGGGCGggtatttaaattttgggttAAAATAATTGGTGTTGTGCTGTAGGATTGCGACACGTATATTAAATAAGTCTTCCATTAGTGGGAGGGGAAAATGTGCACTGATTTTTGGACAGCAGGGGTATTAATGAATggaaagtatgacggagggtatttaTCTATTATTAACAATTGTTCGGAggtatatttgtcccttttccctATTATAAATAACAAATCCTAATCAACTTATTCCTACTcgaattttgaattattatttttaacacaCTTTTTTAACGGACaatcatttaaaatattttaattaaacttttaaatacCTGACAAACATctattgattaaattttaagttacttaaattaattaacaaaccTCCCATTCTTAATTATGTCCGACCCAAATCATATACCCGAAAAATTAACTTAACCCaaccaattaaattaaatacgCCTTTCATTATTTCGTCTTCCAATCGGAATGGTAGATGTGTTAACAAGCATTTCCCTAGCTTCAGATCCTAAATTGGAAGTTTCTTTACGAACAACGCAATGAGTCTTAGAATTTATATGATTCAAAGATATTTGAATAATCAACATGGATTCATCACTGATTTCGACGTCGATGGATCGATTTTACGGCCGACCAAAATGATTTGTGTTAACTGATCAATTAATCGATCAAACCCAGATTCCATCAAAAACTCCAACATCATTGTCAACAACGACCGAAGACCTAAAGCTTCACCATCATCATAGTAATCCTTCCAATCATTATCTACAATTCCGATTGAAAGATGATGTGAAATGTTGAGAAGGCTtatttcacttctttttttctttttaatgtatTTGATTTAATCTGTTGGGTTCAGTTAATTTGAGTCATGTATAATTATGTATGGATGAGTTTACtaataaatttaagtaaattaaaatgtaGCAATAGATGGTTGCCacgtatttaaaaaaattaataaaaattgtcTATAATAAAAGTGGTCATTATTAAACCCAAATGTGAATGGTAGGGATATTTGAGAGTCaatctatttaaaaaaagatatttggTAATGCCCGCTTTCTAGGTAAAGGTGGATTGCCGATTTAAGTTTGGTAAGTTCTAACTTCTTAATGAATTGGTAATAGGATGGAAGGGTGAAATCGCAATGCCTGAAAGCAgatttatttcctatcttaaggctGGAAAGGTGATTTCAAAAGGGTGTGTGTAtcacttagggtgtgtttggtatgaaggaaaatgctttcctaaaaaatgttttcctggaagaCAAATagattttaaacttattttcttatgtttggttggtgagtagaaaatattttttgaaaaagatttttagtgtttggtttttgaatgaaaaatgtttttgagaaatatcttttatttttactagagtagaaaataatttttgaaattcaaaatattttttgaaaacaaacttaaatttttttttggggttggTGGGGAGGGGGGGaacgagggtaggggtgaaagtataaaaatttgaagttgaaaatatttattaaaaacaaacttaaattttttatgggGGGTGGGAGGCTGGtaggggggtgggggtgggggtcgagggtaggggtgaaaaaatgaaattttgaaattgaaaatattttttaacaacaAACTTATATTAAAAAAGTTGGGGTGGGGGACTGGtagagggtaggggtgaaaaaaatgaaatttttaagttgaaaatatttttttaaaaataaacttaaattttttttgggggtggggggatCGAAGGTAgaggtgaaaaaatgaaattttgaagcttaaaatattttttaaaaacaaacttaaaattttttttgggggtgaggggctggtaggggggtgggtgggtgggggagGGGTTGAGGTAGGGgtgaagaaaagaaattttgaagttgaaaatatattttaaaaacaaacttaatttttttttttgggggtggggggttggTAGGGTAGTGGGTGGGTGAGGGGGgctcgagggtaggggtgaaaaaatgaaattttgaatttgaaaatattttttaaaaacaaacttaaattatttttttggagggtggggtggggggcTGGTGGGGTGGGGTGTCGGAAGAGagttggaaaatgttttccttaaattttgaaggaaaattatttttcttaaatttgaggaaaatgaattgattttcCTTCCTATTTTTATGAATGATACACGGTGTGTAGTTCCCAAATTATTTCGAGTTAGTTGAATCTTGAcccaaaaattaatttaatctttCTAAATTTGACATAATCTGGCCATTTATTACCCCTTGGTTTTGTAAAACGTAATCCAGAGCATAGAGGAGGACATAAAATTCAAacgtaaaatatattttctatgaAATGAACCTCACCATCTATACAACATTTATTTCCCATTCCATAAAGAGAACAAAGTGTGAATCCAGTACAAATTCTTTGTCCCTTTAGTATCCATAAATACGTAATTAATTCCATAGTTAAAGATGTTTAATTAATTGGAGTAAGTAGTGTTGAAATTGCGTTACTTCGAAAACTAACTTTTCTGACAGAGAgaattaagtagtataaatagGAATAATAAGAGGTAATTAGAAGATAGTATAACAATGTCTACCATCATTTACCCTGAAAACACTTCTCCTGTTGCTGATGCAGAGGCCATTAGGAAGGCTTGTCAAGGTTATTACTACTTGATACAGAAAAAGAAATTTCAATTTTGTATagctaaattaaagttatatcaaaATGTTCTTCAATCACGTGGTTCTAAATTGTCTAATATTCCTTTTGATTTCATTTAGTTGTGTAATTGGGTTTTTCTGgtttttagaaattttatttactttcacATTTTCTTATTGTCAAGTGAAATTTAGGTTGGGGAACAGATGAGAAGGCAATAATTTCAATAATTGGCCATAGAAATGGAACTCAAAAGAAACTGATTAAACAAGCTTATGAGGAGTTATACAGTGAAGATCTTGTCAAGCGCCTTGAATCTGAATTATCCGGACAATTTGAGGTTTCCTTTTGGAACTAATTCTTACATATATGTTTGTACTTGATAATTTGAACTCAGGACgtcatatataattaattagttgaaGTGTTTTGTTAACACAGAAAGCAGTATACAGATGGATTCTAAATCCAAGAGATAGAGATGCAGTAATATTGCATGTTGCAATAAAAGAAAGAGCAATCCCAAATTATCGTGTGGTTATCGAGTACTCATGCATCTATTCTCCTGAAGAGTTGTTGGCTGTGAAGCGTGCCTATCAAGCTCGCTACAAGACATCTGTCGAAGAGGACATAGCTCAGTATTCTACTGGTCATCTTCGCAAGgcatctttcttttttaatttccaTTTAATTAATTCAACCCACTTTTATTTATTGAGATCGATGTTAATTTGTGTTTACTTCCTTTTGCAACATATATACAGTTTTTGGTTGGGCTAGTTGCCACATACAGGTATGTTGGTGATGAGATAAATGCAAGAGTAGCCAATTCTGAGGCTGACATTCTTCACAATGCAATAAGTAACAAAGAATTCAATAGTGAAGAAATTGTTAGAATCATTTGTACAAGGAGCACCACTCAACTTGTAGCAACTCTAAACCGCTACAAGGATTATTATGGCTCTTCAATCACCAAGGTACTTACATAAATTcgtcatttatatatatatttatggtttcttacttctttttccttttcagcACTTGATAGATGAAGATAATAAAGAGTACCTACTAGCGCTGCGTACAACTATCCGATGCATTAATGACCCCCAAAAATACTATGAAAAGGTACATAACTATTAAGTACTATCAAAAAAGAAGTTGTAATAGTCTGAAATACTATCAAATTCATCTTCAGGTAATTCGCTATGCCATTAATGAGTCTGGGACTGATGAAGAATCACTCACAAGAGTGATAGTTACGCGGGCTGAGAAGGACTTGAAGGAGATTAAACAACTTTACTACAAGAGGAACAGTGTCACTCTTGATCATGCAATCACCAACCACACTTGTGGAAATTACAAGGCTTTCCTCCTAACTCTTTTGGGAAATGAAAATTAGTAGTAATTTTTAACAATAACTCTTGTTAGGAAACTTTCATTCTATTTTCTAAGTTTAAGGTAGGGTTTGAGTTGATCTCTCTAAAGAACAACAAAAACTTCGTCGTTGCTCTtgatattgttttgttttatcaATCAAGTCTTTTTTTGGATCTTAGAAATATCTTATCCATCAAGATTGGAGctgattttttttaggaattctTAAACTTTAATTAGAAAATCAATTAGTACTTATTGAAGACAATTGTGTTTTCTTTGTGAAAAAGCAACCTATGAATGTTCTAACTAAGAAGATTTTGCTTACAACACAATAGCCTATTATGAAACTCAATATataacaagtagtaacatttTCCAAACTAATATGTTCTTGATGTGCTCTTGTAATTTATTGAATGACTTTTGATTTCTCATAACATGATGCTTAAGAGACTCTAAATTATATCATGTGTGTATCTGTATCACGACTCAAATTCTCTTATGTCATGTGGCAACAAATCAATCTTAAAGAAACAACGATGCCAAGATATTATAACAAGGTAAAGTAGAGCAAAACAATATAAATAATGATGTATTTTCAAGTCAAATACAACACGAAACTACACACTATAATCTCCAAGAACTGGTGTTATAAGTCATGAGCTACAACAGATGGTGaaagatacaaaatattttggaaTATAATAGGAGTAAATGATTTTGAGCTACAATAATGAACTAGCTAGCTGGTATCATAAAAGCAGAATGCTGGTATGATAACCATTGTTCCCTCCACCAACATGGCAACAGTTCAACTCACTTGCACACGAGAATGCGACAAGTACAACACTAATTAAGTAAGTATTATTGATGAATTGGTATTTTATCAATTCATTGGACtcaaatttatgaattattagtgttacattaataattatatatgaattattagGTCTCATTGTAGCTATATATCCCGATATAAAATGTTTCTACTTATGCTTAACTAATGTAAGATTCCGGGAGAGGCTTGCTCTTATTGTGGCTATCCTGATGTCAGATTCTATACCTACTTTGTGACTCCCCGATGTTAGGTTCTCGGAGAATCCTCGCTTGAGTTCCATCTCTGTTTCATAGTTATTATTCCTTATATTGCTCATTACTCATGTTAGTTCTTGTGTGCACTTCTCGAGCTTATCAGGGTCTCGTCAAGTTATTCTCTCTATCTTGTCTCTTGTATGCACATTTTGGACTTATTCGGGTCCAGTTAGGTTATAGTTAGCTTTGTCTTACTTGGGTACTCACTTTAGATTCTCCTTATGTGGTATATGAATTGCTTTACTCTAATTGTAACTTCCTAATTCATACCTTCAATATAGGAacatcaatacaaataaatagtcttgaaacaagttgaaattaaagattaaattgagctcaattgaggattctaTTAGAATGAGTTGAGGTTGAAtctaattcaaattatcttaagCTCGACCTTTAAAATTCTGGACGGGTTACCTATAGTTTATCTCATTTTGACACCCTAATTGGTACTTTTACTAGTTTAATTATTAAGTACTTTCAAGAGTTGACTTTTGGATCAAAGCATGGTTGAAAAATAACCCacttattttatgttaaaataaaataaattattagtgtGGATACCCGTATAGAGTGGAAACTATTCTACTTTTATTCTTAAAtccattataataataattctagGTGTCAAAACGGCTCTAATCACTAATGAAAGATTGATAGGGCAAAGAAAGTCCCACATGGCTCACTAGAATTTAAGGCCAAACCTGTAGTTATGGCCTATCAACCATCAAAAAGCCACAACCAAAAGAATAGGAAGAATGACAAAGTCAAATTCTTCTTATAGAATAAATCAAAGAGTAACAAAGAGAGAAATCAACACTTAAAATTCAAATCGTCGAAAATGagtgtagttgttgttgatggtccAATGATGGAGGAATTCGTTGATGACACCGAGGCGTTTGGCAAGTGGACGGACAAACATTTTGATATGCTAGACACAGATGGAAACGGGGAATTGTCTCGAGACGAGCTCCAAAACAGGAAAGGTAAATTCTCGTCGTGTGAATTTGAGTTGCAGAGCAAGGAAGAAATTTCAAGTTTGTATGACATCCTTATTGAAAGATTTGATATTGACAAAAGTGGAACTATTGATAGACAAGAATTCAAGGCTCTTACAAAAGAAATCATGTTGGCTAAGGCTAGAGGGATTGGCAATTCCCCTGTTTTAGTCATTCTTCAAGGGGATAGCCTTGTTATGAGGGTTGTTCAACGTTTTTCAGCAAAATAACTCATATTTATGTTCCTAATTCATATCTCATTAGTTGTTACTCTTTCTATTATAGTTTGTTTGTCTTAGTTTCATGGAACataaagtttaataaagttatatttttttaaatctatactctttttgtttcaatttgtttttctgATTTTCACTCAACTTGgtgtttaagaaaataaaagagaatattGTATATCATGGTCTGAAACTAATGCGATGTGGAATATGCCAAAATGATCTTAAATGTGTTAGGATATTCTATTAACCATGCGTTttgacgagagggagttgctcggatggtaagcacccctcactttcaacccgaaggttgcgagttcgagtcaccaagggagcaaagggataggagctcctagggagggtaaaaaaaaacatgcgttttgatatagtattatttattaaacAATTGTTTATTATTTATCCAATTCAAAAAAGTGTTACATTAAATAGATCAATTTGTCATATATGTATACTCAACTTATATAGAAGATGATTTGGTGTATAGAGTTTAATCTTATACACAGAAGactaaatcatcggttcttataagttaaAAGTTATTGTTCACAATCGTTGATGGAAATTTGGACAAACCATCAGAaagattgtagcacaagattaaatgtaatttatcttgattatgagaATGGTATAGTTTTAGCTTCTCGTGCaacattttgtatgtattgaaggAGACTAAGTAGAGATAGATGTTTTAGACTCTtataaaaacatattctctaaactattaaatgtacttatattcttaatcttgatataacgattatgatatttatatattaattatcgttttgatttattaaaaggtgagattatAAATGGATCAATATGCCAAGTaaattggatgataataatatatattggtgaaataattagttagttgatggaatccatgtctcaatatagagattgatgatataCCTTTTTATGAGAAGCTTATAAGTATTCATGTGTAAATCCAGCCTGTAGATGTATGAATctgacacatgaaataagttaagtattGATCTCAAGATaattaatcattgaattaaattcgtaggtaatttaatttattaattaatattagtaatcttaacatgggaaattacataagtgtttaatgggaaattttgaaatataaatagagaagtgtaattacgaatttctagtgaaataatttgtaatttattttggtaagaacaattcaaattaattatttcaaattattttcataataggaagcctcagtaattaattatgtggtccCTACAGTgtccatatttaactagaactcagaatcatATTTTCTAGTAGAAGAAGGAAAAGTAGCATGCAATTCTTTCttcaagaaagaaaagaaacgtGTGTTTCTCTTcttgaagaaaaaagatttgtattttcttctcttttttggactaggaagaaatctctataagtaGGGATTCTTCAAACCTAGAAAGTCATTCAGTTTTCTATACGATACTTTTCCACCCAAATATTGAGAGAGTTCAATTATTAATTTGGGGTCACTGTAGAAGACCATGGAACTGGAGTCGGATTTGCCTCAAGATATCTTcacacgcttcaagaggtaatcCTTGAGTTAATTTTCAACATACTTTGTATATGATACGTATTTGTGGTTGTTGTCTATATTCATGTAAGATGTATGATTCAAGAATGCTTCCGTTGTGTATGCTATTTTCTAACAAttaatctcccacttagactcaTAACCATGCACCTACAACTCTAACACCCATTCCTTCAACATGTCTATCAAAAGACATTTGCAGTAAAACTTTTGTGAAAGGATCTGCTAGGTTGTTATCTGATGCAATCTTCACAACCATCATATCTCCTCTCTGTACTATGTCTCAAATCAAGTGGTACTTTCGCTCAATGTGTTTTGCCTTCTTATGATTTCGTTCCTTTGAATTCGCAACCGCACCACTATTATCACAAACCATCGTGAGCGGTGCTTCTATCGCAGTAACAATCGCCAAGTCTTTCAGTAAGTTTCTGAGCCATGATGCCTCCTTAGCTGCCTCAGAGAATACTACATATTTGTCTTTCATGGTAGAATCAACAACACAAGTTTGCTTGATGCTTCTTCAAACAATGGCTCCACCTCCCAAAGTAAACATATTTCTTGAGGTTGACTTTGTAGAGTCCATTTCAGACTGGAAATCTGAGTTTGTGTACCTTATGGGCACCAACTCATCTGAATGATAGACTAGCATGTAATCCCTAATCCTTTTTATGCTTAACTGATGTCCATTGTTCTCGTCCAGGATTAGACTAATTTCTGCTAACCATGCGTATGGCAAAACAATTATCAAGTCTAGTGCATAACATCAAATACATGAGGCTTCCCACAACTGATACATAAGGACTGTCATCATGCTTTCCGTTTCCTCATCTGTCTTAGGACATTGATCTTTTGATAGAGAAATTTCATGTCTGAAAGGAAGAAATCCTTTCTTTGAATCATATATGCTAAACATGGTAATAATTGTATTTGTCACTCCCTGAGGCTATCCCTAGGCGCCACAGGGTGCTTAGTGTCACAAGTGACCCTAAGCTAATCAATGACATAACATATCTATATAACTTCAATTAACACATgcactgtgcggaagctaaaaatTGGCATGGTAGTGATCTAGTATTTTAAAAACCAAATATCGGAATTACGGTATCGAAACTTAAATATAGTACCGTACCATACCATGCCCACCCCTAGTTATAGAATATCTCAACTCTTTGagtaaaaaacaaacaaacaaaaagtgggaaaaggcataaatttcACCCACATGTCCCAAAAAGTCAGTTACATGTTTAAACTAGCATAGCGAACTATTACACACTTTtactactaaaaatgaatttaatatcaTCCTCAAACGTACAAAGTCAGTCGTACAATCCAACGTGATTTACATGCGCCTACTAGGTTATTACATGCTTACAcgtgtaatttatttatttattctctcTTGTTTTTCTCAATCATTTTTGactttattttctctctctattcTTACCTAAAAAACTCCATTTTTGTTTCCAAAATATTCACCGGCAATgtcatcttcttcttcgtccattattaatacaaatattagcAAAATCAACCTATAACTTCATCCaatttaatcttcttttctaatcacCATCAAGCCCACCAccataaaaagaaattcaacaCCATCACTACCACCAAATATCACCATATCGAATCATTATTTCACCACTAGAAACCCAACGAATaattatcaatatttatttgCAAAGATCATAATCACACAATTGAAAAATTAGTGCTCGATTTACTATTactaattttgaagaaaatctaGAGGAAATTTTTCTGAGAGAGAAGAAAGATTTATGAAAATAACATAGAAAAAGAAAGATTAGAAAAATTTCCAATTTCATAGGCTCACGATCaacaaaaaagacaaaaataaatagaacAATCTATACTCGACTTGACGAATTTGATGGGGTGGGAATAGTAAGAATTGATCAAATTTAGGTGTCTCGCCGAGTTTTTTTTCAACTTCGCCGATCTTTTCCTATTCCTCAACCTTGTATTCTGTTTTTCTGTCGAAAAACTaccatgaaaaaaattgtttgtccCATTAGTCATAGCAACAAAAGTATTtgtgataaagaaaaaatggagGAGAAGAAAGATGGGTGGCGTGAAGGAGAAGGGgtggagaaattttttttggctttATTTTGACTCAAGCatgacttttttattttttagggcGGTATGAAATTCACTTTTCAGTAGTATAGATGTGTAATAGGTCGTCCAATAGTTTAAGAGTATAAGTGACTTTTCAGGACAATTTCAGGACAATTTCAGGACAATTTCAGGGATGAATTTATGCATTTTTCCAAGAAGATTTTGAAAGTAGATTGATAGGGGTAAATATGTaacttcattattttaatttagtataaattataggaatcacatattataagtactaaataacatcctatcccttctagttttctatttaccaaaaatcccttaaaaatgatgtttgcgggatacatagcgttgtgcacaggatacattaggtttgatacattccacatagcgggatacatagcgttgtgcacaggatacattaggtttgatacattccacatagcgggatacatagcgttgtgcacgggatacatagcgtttgatacattccacatagcgggatacatagtgttgtgcacgggatacatgtgagatacataggtaaataagggatttttgaaatttttg
Proteins encoded in this window:
- the LOC125865074 gene encoding annexin-like protein RJ4, giving the protein MSTIIYPENTSPVADAEAIRKACQGWGTDEKAIISIIGHRNGTQKKLIKQAYEELYSEDLVKRLESELSGQFEKAVYRWILNPRDRDAVILHVAIKERAIPNYRVVIEYSCIYSPEELLAVKRAYQARYKTSVEEDIAQYSTGHLRKFLVGLVATYRYVGDEINARVANSEADILHNAISNKEFNSEEIVRIICTRSTTQLVATLNRYKDYYGSSITKHLIDEDNKEYLLALRTTIRCINDPQKYYEKVIRYAINESGTDEESLTRVIVTRAEKDLKEIKQLYYKRNSVTLDHAITNHTCGNYKAFLLTLLGNEN
- the LOC125865079 gene encoding uncharacterized protein LOC125865079: MSVVVVDGPMMEEFVDDTEAFGKWTDKHFDMLDTDGNGELSRDELQNRKGKFSSCEFELQSKEEISSLYDILIERFDIDKSGTIDRQEFKALTKEIMLAKARGIGNSPVLVILQGDSLVMRVVQRFSAK